Within Romboutsia sp. CE17, the genomic segment TTCATCTGAAGCCGTATTTTCATCTTCAGGAATACAGGATATTATTATGAGAGCCAGCACACATATAATTCCTAAAGATAGCAGTGAGTATATCTTTTTCTTATCTTTTTCGTTTAAGTTTTTAAACATTTACTCAACCCCTATTAATCAATTTCTATAGTCTCAATTGATACATCAAGTATTTCAACTAAGTCATCTTTTAGTTTTTGTTGATCTAAGCTTGATTCATTTTGCTGCTTTTCATCATTCTTAAACACTGGTTTTGTTTTTTCATTTTCACTAGATTGTATGTCCTCATTCTCTAATTTATTACTATTATTTTTTTCTTTTAGTTTTATGTTGCTAATATCAGATCCTTCAAACTCTATATCTTCTAATTCATATCCATACTCATCTAGCTTTAATTTAAGAACTTGTTTTAATCCTTCTTCATAATTATTTGCCAAACTATTAGTTCCAGATTCACTTGCTAATTTATTACTACTTTCTATATATTCTTTATTATAATCACTCATCATTTTTAATATTTTATCTTCTAAGCTAAAATCACCTGAAAACAAACTAATTATGGGTGTTATTACTATGAATACAAATATAAAATTTACTACTAAATTTATGTATGGCTTTATTTTTGACTTTGGTAAAAGCATATCAACTATACTTACTATAAAAGCGCCTATTAGTATAGTTATAATCCAAGATTTTAAGCTCTCTATCACTTAAGGCACCTCCTAATGAGTTACTACACTAATGGATGTTAAAATCGCTATTGTTACGAAGAACATAATCATTATAGCTATTACACACGCTAGCATTATTACCATTAAATTTGCCACATCATTTAAAAAACTAGACATACTTTCTTCCCCTACTGGTTCTACTACAACTGCTGCAACTTTATATACAATTATTACAGATAAAATTTTTATTATTGGAACTAAGCAGATACCAATTAATATTACTAATCCAATTCCGCCAAATACATTTTTAATAAGCTGAGATGAAGATAGCAAAATGTCAACTGAATCTGATACAAACCCACCTACTACTGGTATGAAGTTTCCTATTGCAAATTTTACTGTTTTTACACTAAACTTATCAAAACTAGTTACATATATACCTTGAATAGATACAAGACCTAAGTAAATAGTGAACATTGCTCCTATAGTAACTATATTTATATTTTTAATAAATGAAGAAAGTTTACTTAGTTTTATGCTTTGTGATAAATTATTTATAACTAGAATTGCAAATACTACTGTGATAGATGTAAACATAAATTCTTTAAATATAATATTTATTAGTGTAACCCCACCTAAAAATATTGGATTAAGAGCTGTGGATGTTATTGGGAATCCCATTAAAGTTAAAAATGTAATTAAGATTGGCATTATAACTTGCATCAGTCCTACTGTACTATTTATAGTTCTATAGCATATTGTTAAAACATCTTTAAAACCAATTAGAGTAAGTGACACCATTGTTATGAAAATTATATATGTTGTTATTTTACTTATATTTCCTGAAGAAAAGGAATTTTCTAGACTTTTTAATATAGATGAAAGTAACGCTAGTACCAAAATTGTCGCTACTACTTTTAAGCTAACTTTCAATTCACTAAATACTGTAGCTTTTATTTTCTCTTTCTCAAATAAATCTAATATGCTCTGCTTACCGCTAATCAGATCTTTTACAAATTGTTTTAAATCTATATCTTTAACCGCAACATCATCTCTTATATACTTTTCAATTTCGTCTACACTAACTTTATCAAGTTGGCTATCTATATAAAGGTCAATACTACTTTTTGCTTCGTCATAACTTTCCTTTGAATCATCTTCTGCAAAGCAGGTTATGGATAAATTAAGTATTGTAAGAGCTGTTAACAAAATACCTAATAATTTTTTTTTCATAAGTAATCATTCTCCTATGGGATTATATTTAATATCATTTCTACAATAGAAAGAAGTATAGGGAATGACATTGTCATTACTATTATTTTCCCTCCAAATTCTAATTTAGAAGCTATATTTTTTTCTCCACAATCATTACAAAGTTGTATAGCAAATTCCATAATATATGCAATCCCTATTAACTTAATTATCAAAGATATGTATATGCTCGGAATATTTGCTTTATTAGCTAAGTCTTGTATTCCCTCTATAATAAAATTTAATTTAAATATGACCGATAATAATATCGTAACCCCAGTTATTATTGCTATAAAATTTGCCATTTCTGGTCTATCTTTTCTTATTATGAGGCAAAGAGTTGTAGCAATTATAGCAACCCCCACTAACTGCATTACATCCAAGATATCGCCTCCTCTTTAGTAAAGCTGAAACATTGTTCTAACTGTATTAAATAAATCACTTATCTCAGTTAATACTATTCCAAGCACTATAATTACCCCAGCTAGAGTTGTAAACGTAGACCAATCTTTTCTATCAGCCTTATCTAAAATCATATTTAAAACTGATATTAATATTCCCACACCTGCAACTTTTAATATTAAAGTTATATCCATTTTCATCCTCCTATACCAAAATTATTCCTATACATATACCTAAAAAAGTTATAAGTTGCTTGTACAAATTCCCTTTTTTGCTTATGTCTTCTTTGCTATCAGTTGTTAATTTTTTTAAATTTTCTACACTTAGACTTATCATCCTTTCTTGAGATGCAATATCACTTTTACCTAATGTAAGTATAAGTGTCTTTAATTCTTCGACTTCCTTATTTTGTAAATAAGTTTCATTTGTTAAAATACATAAATTATCATCTAGAATATCTTCTAATACTTTATAGTCATTATTACTTAAATCATACGCCATTGATTTAAAGAATTTCGATAAGCAGTAATCTTCTTTATTACCTACTCTACTGAAGACCTCTTCTAGAGTGTATAACCCAAATGACAAGTCCATCCTTACTATCTCTAATATTCTTATGAGATCATTTAATGATTTATGCCTTTTTATATAAGACTTGTATATAAAATCTCCAATTAAGTAACTACACCCTATGAGAACTCCAATAATAACTACTTTAATTTGCAAAATACCATCTCTTTTCTTCTAAGTCATATATTTTTTCAACTGTTCCAGGCCCTTTTCTTGCTGACAATATAATAACTTTTTTAAACAGTTCTCTATCCAATAAATGACTTAATTCTTTTCTTCCTTTTATATCATCAATAGAATCTCCATGTACAGTTGTAATTAAGCTTACACCACCATTTAATGCTGTATATAAAGCTTTAACTTCTTTTTCATTGCCTATTTCATCTGTAACGATTACATTTGGCGACATAGATCTTAAAAGCATGATTATACCTATATCTTTAGGGCATGTTTCTATAATATCAGTTCTTATTCCAACATCCATTTGTGGAACTCCTAAATAAGATCCACCTATTTCATTACGTTCATCTATTAAAGCCACCTTCGTCCCCTTGAATCCAAATCTTTTATTTCCATTGCTTAAGTTTCTTACTATATCTCTTAATAAGGTTGTCTTACCACATTGAGGTGGAGAAATAATCAAAGTATTGTTAACTTGATTGTTATCTTTTATTATATGATCTAAAATTTTATCAGAGCATCCTATAATTTCTCTTGAAATTCTTATATTTAAAGATGATATATGCTTTATATTTTTCACTTGTCCATTTTCAACGATTGCTTTTCCTACTATTCCAACTCTATGCCCACCCCTTAAAGTTATAAATCCTTTTGTTATATCATCCATAAAAGTATGAATAGAATACTTACATATAATTTGAAATGTTTGTTCAATGTCTTCTCTAGTTACAATATATGGTTTGTCCATTTTTATTCCTAAATCATTATCTTTTTCGTTATAAAAATAATCTTTGTTATTAGCATTTAATATTAGTGGTTTTTGAGCTCTAAGCCTTATTTCTTCAATATTTAGATTACTTTTAGGTAGTTTTTTTATTTTTTCTCTTAAGTTTAACGAAAGAGAGTTTATAATTTCATCAGATATATTTTTCATATCTTGTCCTCCTTTCTAGTTTATATATTTATATTTATTAGCTATGCAAATTATTACTAAAAAAACTGATTTTGATTTTTAATAAAAATTCAATTTATAAAATTTTACACATAAAAAAGAGTTACCTTTTTAGGTAACTCTACACTTTAACTTTACTTGCTATCTTCATTTTTACTTTCTTCTTTTTCTTTAGAAGCTTGAACAAACGCTTCTATATCTTTTAATACATTCCCTTTAGCAAACTTTATACCTTGGTTAATCGCATTCTTTATTGCCTTACCATTTGAACTACCATGAGCTTTTATAACTCCTCCATTTACACCTAAAAGAGGCGCTCCTCCATACTCTGAATAATCCATAAATGATTTTAATTCTTTTAAGTCATCCTTTAATAACATTGCTCCAATTTTACCTTTAGTACTAGCTAAGAATGTTTCTTTCAAAAGTTTCATAACAGACATTGCTACACCTTCTGTAGACTTTAATAATATATTTCCTGTAAATCCATCACATACTATTACGTCTGTTTTTGCATTTATCACATCTCTTGCTTCTAAGTTTCCTATAAAGTTTATATTCATTTTTTTAAGTTCTTCATAAGACTGTTTTACTAACTCATTTCCCTTGCCTTCTTCTGAACCTATATTAGCTAAAGAAATTCTAGGACTTTCTATCCCTAAAACTTTTTTAGAATAAATATTAGTCATTGCTGCAAACTCAACTAAGTTTCTAACTTTACAATCAGCATTTGCTCCACCATCTGCAATTAAAGTCATACCTCTTTTAACATTTGGTATAGCTGGGCATAAACATGGTCTATCTATACCTTTAATTCTACCTACTACAAATAGTCCTCCTGCAAGTAAAGCACCTGTACTTCCTGCTGAAACTATAGCATCAGCTTTTCCTTCTTTTACAAGTCTTAGTGCAACTACCATTGAAGAATCTTTTTTACTTCTAATTGCTTTTACTGGTTTATCTTCATTTTCTATTACCTCTGTTGTATGTACTATTTCTAATTTGCTTCTATCAAAGTCATAGTTGGCAAATTCCTTTTCTAAGACTTCTTTATCACCAGTTATTATAATATCTATATTATATTCTTTAATTGCGCTTACAACGCCTTCTACGTTGGATTTAGGTGCATTATCTCCGCCCATTCCATCTATTACAATTTTCATAATAAACCTTCCTTTCTATATTTAAATTATTTTATAAAATATTTATTTAACTCTATTCTTAAATTATTTTAGATATATATTAGAATACCCTCTAATAATAAGTTTTAAATTATTAGTTTGTAAAAAAAAAAACATGTAGAGTACTCTACATGTTTTTTAGAAGTCATTACTTAGAAACAACTTCTTTACCTTTATAATATCCGCAATCTGGACACACTCTATGTGGTAATTTTGGCTCATGACATTGTGGACAACTTACAAATCCAGTTGCTGTCATTTGTGAGTTAGCCGCTCTTCTCATTTTAGTTTTTGATTTAGACGTCTTACGCTTTGGTACTGCCATTTACGCCACCTCCTTAGTCATTTTTAAACAAATCTTTTAATTTAGCAAAACGGGGATCTATAATCTCCTCGTCGTTCGCAATTTCATCACAAGAGCATTCTTCTCTATTTAAGTTAGCTCCACATCCTTGGCAAAGACCCTCACAGTCTTCATCACAAAGAACCTGTGCTGTTAAATTAAAGTCTATAGTTTGCTCTATAATATCAAGAAGATTAACTTCCTGTCCATCATATATGAAAGCATCATCATCCTCAAAACTATCTTCATCAAAATCCTCTTTTACTAAGAATCCTTGTATATCGTAGTTAACAGGTACTTCCACTTCATCTAAGCATCTTGAACAATTTTCAAGAAGTGTAAAATCAACATTAACATCAATATATAAACCTTTGTTAGTGTTTGATATCTTACCATCTACATTAATAGGTGAAGTTAGCTTATATATGCCATCACAGTAATTAATAGTATCAATTTTTTGAGAAAAATTCAAGTCTATTTTATCAGTTTCTCTTCTATTTAATTTATCTAGACTAATAATCATGTTTTCACCTCAATAATATTGCCAAATTAATTATACAAATCTCATCATTGTTTGTCAAGTATTTTTACTTGATAGATAAATTTGTAAATAATGTGAGCATAAGTTAAGGTAGGTGATTAACCTACCTTGACTTTATTATATCCAATTAAAGTATTTTTAATTATTTAACTAAAGCTACAGTATCTCTAGCTATCATTAATTCTTCGTTAGTTGGTATTAATAATATCTTAACTGCAGAATCTTCAGTAGATATTACAGTTTCTTTTCCTCTAACTTTGTTAGCTTCTTTATCTAACTTCATTCCTAAGAATTCCATGTTAGTAGCTATAGCTTCTCTCATATCTATTCCGTTTTCACCTACACCAGCAGTGAATACAACAGCATCAACACCGTTCATTTCAGCAGCGTAAGATCCTATATATTTCTTAACTCTTTGAGCATAAGCATCTAATGCAACTTGAGCTTTTTCGTCACCCTTAGCAGCAGCATCTTCTATATCTCTGAAGTCACTTGATATACCAGTCATACCGTATACTCCAGATTGCTTGTTCATTACGTTATCTATTCCATCTGCATCTAAGTTTTCTTTTCTCATTAAGAATGGTATTATAGCTGGATCTATATCTCCACATCTAGTTCCCATTATTAATCCTTCTAATGGAGTGAATCCCATAGAAGTATCTACACATTTACCACCATCAACAGCAGCTATAGAAGCTCCATTTCCTAAGTGGCAAGTTATTATCTTAACATCTTCTATGTTCTTTCCTAACATAGCAGCAGCTCTTTGAGATACATACTTGTGAGAAGTTCCGTGGAATCCGTATCTTCTTACACCGTATTTAGTGTATAACTCATGAGGTAAACCATATAAGTAAGATTTTTTAGGCATTGTTTGATGGAAAGCAGTATCAAATACAGCTACCATTGGTACCCCTGGAAGTATAGCTTTACAAGCATCTATTCCCATTATGTTTGCTGGGTTGTGAAGTGGAGCTAAATCTATACATTCTTTTATAGTATTTTCAACTTCTTCAGTTATTACTACAGATGAAGCAAACTTTTCACCACCGTGTACAACTCTGTGTCCAACAGCTTCTATTTCGCTCATTTCTTTTACTCCACCGTAAGTTGGATCAAGAACAGCATCTAATACTAATTTTATAGCATCTTCATGGTTTTTCATTGGTTGTTCAACTATGTACTTACCTTCTACACCGTCTTTTTCTTGCTTAAGTATAGAACCTTCTATACCTATTCTTTCAACTAAACCTACACATAATACAGCTTCATTTGACATATCTATTAATTGATACTTTAATGAAGAACTACCACAGTTTAATACTAATACTTTCATTAGTATACCTCCTTAAATTTTATCAATACTATTTAACAGGTCTATTACTAAACCTTATATTTAACTGCTTTGTACGACTTCTAAGAGAAATCTTGTATACATTAAACATTTATCATAATTAATATATCACTTTTTACTTAAAAAGTACATAGCATTTACAGAATATTTTAAATCCATATACAAAAAACTTGTCTTATATATTATTTTTATCTTTTTGTTGCAATATTATTATATAAATATTAACAATTTACATATATAATACATATATAAAATAATCAAAATCTATATAAATATCTATATATTTCTATTTATACTATCAATTACCTTTATTTTTATACAAAGTAATACTAATAATTAAATTATATAGCTTTTGATTTTTAACTTACTTTTATGATTAACAAAAGGAGAAATTTTATGAATATACTTGGATTAGTTGTTGAATATAATCCATTCCATAATGGGCATTTATATCATTTATTAAAGTCTAAAGAAATAACCAATGCTACACATACAGTTGCTATTATGAGTGGTAACTTCCTTCAAAGAGGAGAACCTGCTTTATTTGATAAACACATAAGAGCTTGTGCAGCTGTTAAAAATGGTGTAGATTTAGTTATTGAATTACCTACATTATTTGCTTGCCAAAGTGCAGAAATTTTTTCTCATGGAGCTATAGCTACTTTAAATTCTTTAAATTGTATAAATTCAATTTGCTTTGGTAGCGAAATTGGTGATATTGATATTCTTTATACAATTTCCAAAATATTAGTCAATGAACCAGATGAATTTAAAGTTTCTTTAAAAAAATATCTAAACGAAGGATTACTTTTTCCTACAGCTAGAAGCAACGCTTTATTTGATTATATTAATAACAATAATTTACTTAATATATCTAAAGATGACCTTTTAAGTATTTTAAACTCATCTAATAATATTTTAGGCATAGAATATGTAAAAAGTCTACTAAAATTAAAAAGTAATATTGTTCCTTTTACAATTACTAGGATAAATTCAGAGTATAACTCTGAAAAAATAGATAATTCTATTTGTTCTGCCACTGCTATAAGAAAAGCCTTAAAAAATGGAAATGAAATTTCATTTGCTTCAAATGTGGTTCCAGAACCTACTTATAATATTTTAAAAGAGAAAATTAATAATAATTTTAATCCTATTTTTGATGAAATGTTTTTTGATACTTTATCTTCGATTATTCTTAGAGATAATAATCATTTAGATAGATATTTCGATGTTAATGAAGGGATAGAAAATAAAATTTATCAAAGTATTTTCACTTCTAAATCATTAGAAGAGCTTCATTCATCTATAAAGTCAAAAAGGTACACTTTGACTAAAATAAAACGTACACTTAATAATATTTTACTTGGTATAACTAAAGAAGATATGAATTTAGTAAAAAATATGGATTACATTCCTTATATAAGGGTTTTAGCTTTTAATAACAAAGGTCGTGAAATACTAAAATCCATAAAAAACTCTTCTGAAGTTAATATTATAAATAAGTTTTCTAAGGTTGAATTTTCTATGAATGATAATAAACTTAAGACTTTAATTGATTATGATGTAAAAGCAAGTAATATATACAATATGGTATATTATAAAAATAATAGACATCTATTAAAAGGACCTATGGATTTTTATATATCACCAACTTATATAAAATAAAATTTATTTTTATTATCCTAAAAAATACATAAAAAGCTACCTACAAATATCTTTTTATTTTGAAGGTAGCTTTTATTTTTTTAGTAAATTTTACCTGGATTTAATAAGTTTTTAGGATCAAATGCAGATTTTATATTTTTAATTATATTCATATATATCTCACTTTGAGATTCATGTAAATATCCTTTCTTAGCATACCCTATACCATGCTCACCAGATACTTGACCTCTTAATACTCTAGCTTTTCCGTACATATGGTCAAAAGTTTCTTTTAATTTTAAATTCCACTGCTCTTCGTTCATATCATCCTTTAATACATATACATGTAGATTTCCATCACCTGCATGACCAAAGCTTTTTATTCTAACATTTAATTCATTTTGTAAGTCATGAGTATATTTGATAAATTCTGCTACTTTATCTCTAGGAACTACAACATCACATTCATCCATTTCTGTAGTAGATGCCTTTATAGCTTCAAGGAACGCTCCTCTTGCAGACCATATTGATTCATTTCTCTCTTGTGTATCTGATATAAATACATCATACGCACCATTTTCTAAGCAAAGATTAGCAACATTTTCATATTCTTTTTCTATATCTTCTTTTGTATTTCCATCAAATGTAAGCAATAGATAAGCATCAGATGTATTATCTGGGAATTTTTTACCTAAAAAATCTTCTGCTGCAAGTATTACATCTCTTTCCATAAACTCTATAGCTGTTGGTATTGATTTTGATTTTATTATCTTTGGCACAGTATTTATTGCCATTTCTAAATCTGGGAATGGTATTAGTAAGCTTATTGCTTTTTTAGGTAGTGGAAGTAATTTTAATGTTGCTTTAGTAACTATACCTAAAGTACCTTCTGAACCTACTATTAAATCTTTTATTGAATATCCAGAACTATTTTTAACTACTTTACCACCTACATTTATTACTTCTCCATTTGGAAGTACAACTTCAAGCCCTCTTACATAATCTCTTGTAACACCATATTTAACAGCTCTCATTCCACCTGCATTAGTATTTATATTTCCTGCTATTGTTGCACTTTTTTCACCTGGGTCTGGTGGATAAAATAAATCTCTTTCCTCAACATATTGACTTATTGTCATAAGAAGTACACCCGGCTCAACTGTTAGCGTTAAGTTTTCTTCATCTAATTCTAATATCTTAT encodes:
- the spoIIIAA gene encoding stage III sporulation protein AA; the encoded protein is MKNISDEIINSLSLNLREKIKKLPKSNLNIEEIRLRAQKPLILNANNKDYFYNEKDNDLGIKMDKPYIVTREDIEQTFQIICKYSIHTFMDDITKGFITLRGGHRVGIVGKAIVENGQVKNIKHISSLNIRISREIIGCSDKILDHIIKDNNQVNNTLIISPPQCGKTTLLRDIVRNLSNGNKRFGFKGTKVALIDERNEIGGSYLGVPQMDVGIRTDIIETCPKDIGIIMLLRSMSPNVIVTDEIGNEKEVKALYTALNGGVSLITTVHGDSIDDIKGRKELSHLLDRELFKKVIILSARKGPGTVEKIYDLEEKRWYFAN
- the spoIIIAE gene encoding stage III sporulation protein AE — protein: MKKKLLGILLTALTILNLSITCFAEDDSKESYDEAKSSIDLYIDSQLDKVSVDEIEKYIRDDVAVKDIDLKQFVKDLISGKQSILDLFEKEKIKATVFSELKVSLKVVATILVLALLSSILKSLENSFSSGNISKITTYIIFITMVSLTLIGFKDVLTICYRTINSTVGLMQVIMPILITFLTLMGFPITSTALNPIFLGGVTLINIIFKEFMFTSITVVFAILVINNLSQSIKLSKLSSFIKNINIVTIGAMFTIYLGLVSIQGIYVTSFDKFSVKTVKFAIGNFIPVVGGFVSDSVDILLSSSQLIKNVFGGIGLVILIGICLVPIIKILSVIIVYKVAAVVVEPVGEESMSSFLNDVANLMVIMLACVIAIMIMFFVTIAILTSISVVTH
- a CDS encoding FAD-binding oxidoreductase, whose product is MYKTIDKNDIDFLLSVCDKDDVIVGDEISEDFSHDELGGVEEYPEVLINARSTEQVSKIMKYAYENNIPVTPRGQGTGLVGASVAIHGGIMINLSKMDKILELDEENLTLTVEPGVLLMTISQYVEERDLFYPPDPGEKSATIAGNINTNAGGMRAVKYGVTRDYVRGLEVVLPNGEVINVGGKVVKNSSGYSIKDLIVGSEGTLGIVTKATLKLLPLPKKAISLLIPFPDLEMAINTVPKIIKSKSIPTAIEFMERDVILAAEDFLGKKFPDNTSDAYLLLTFDGNTKEDIEKEYENVANLCLENGAYDVFISDTQERNESIWSARGAFLEAIKASTTEMDECDVVVPRDKVAEFIKYTHDLQNELNVRIKSFGHAGDGNLHVYVLKDDMNEEQWNLKLKETFDHMYGKARVLRGQVSGEHGIGYAKKGYLHESQSEIYMNIIKNIKSAFDPKNLLNPGKIY
- the rpmF gene encoding 50S ribosomal protein L32, which encodes MAVPKRKTSKSKTKMRRAANSQMTATGFVSCPQCHEPKLPHRVCPDCGYYKGKEVVSK
- the spoIIIAC gene encoding stage III sporulation protein AC: MDITLILKVAGVGILISVLNMILDKADRKDWSTFTTLAGVIIVLGIVLTEISDLFNTVRTMFQLY
- a CDS encoding nucleotidyltransferase gives rise to the protein MNILGLVVEYNPFHNGHLYHLLKSKEITNATHTVAIMSGNFLQRGEPALFDKHIRACAAVKNGVDLVIELPTLFACQSAEIFSHGAIATLNSLNCINSICFGSEIGDIDILYTISKILVNEPDEFKVSLKKYLNEGLLFPTARSNALFDYINNNNLLNISKDDLLSILNSSNNILGIEYVKSLLKLKSNIVPFTITRINSEYNSEKIDNSICSATAIRKALKNGNEISFASNVVPEPTYNILKEKINNNFNPIFDEMFFDTLSSIILRDNNHLDRYFDVNEGIENKIYQSIFTSKSLEELHSSIKSKRYTLTKIKRTLNNILLGITKEDMNLVKNMDYIPYIRVLAFNNKGREILKSIKNSSEVNIINKFSKVEFSMNDNKLKTLIDYDVKASNIYNMVYYKNNRHLLKGPMDFYISPTYIK
- a CDS encoding acetate kinase, whose translation is MKVLVLNCGSSSLKYQLIDMSNEAVLCVGLVERIGIEGSILKQEKDGVEGKYIVEQPMKNHEDAIKLVLDAVLDPTYGGVKEMSEIEAVGHRVVHGGEKFASSVVITEEVENTIKECIDLAPLHNPANIMGIDACKAILPGVPMVAVFDTAFHQTMPKKSYLYGLPHELYTKYGVRRYGFHGTSHKYVSQRAAAMLGKNIEDVKIITCHLGNGASIAAVDGGKCVDTSMGFTPLEGLIMGTRCGDIDPAIIPFLMRKENLDADGIDNVMNKQSGVYGMTGISSDFRDIEDAAAKGDEKAQVALDAYAQRVKKYIGSYAAEMNGVDAVVFTAGVGENGIDMREAIATNMEFLGMKLDKEANKVRGKETVISTEDSAVKILLIPTNEELMIARDTVALVK
- the spoIIIAF gene encoding stage III sporulation protein AF; the encoded protein is MIESLKSWIITILIGAFIVSIVDMLLPKSKIKPYINLVVNFIFVFIVITPIISLFSGDFSLEDKILKMMSDYNKEYIESSNKLASESGTNSLANNYEEGLKQVLKLKLDEYGYELEDIEFEGSDISNIKLKEKNNSNKLENEDIQSSENEKTKPVFKNDEKQQNESSLDQQKLKDDLVEILDVSIETIEID
- the plsX gene encoding phosphate acyltransferase PlsX, translating into MKIVIDGMGGDNAPKSNVEGVVSAIKEYNIDIIITGDKEVLEKEFANYDFDRSKLEIVHTTEVIENEDKPVKAIRSKKDSSMVVALRLVKEGKADAIVSAGSTGALLAGGLFVVGRIKGIDRPCLCPAIPNVKRGMTLIADGGANADCKVRNLVEFAAMTNIYSKKVLGIESPRISLANIGSEEGKGNELVKQSYEELKKMNINFIGNLEARDVINAKTDVIVCDGFTGNILLKSTEGVAMSVMKLLKETFLASTKGKIGAMLLKDDLKELKSFMDYSEYGGAPLLGVNGGVIKAHGSSNGKAIKNAINQGIKFAKGNVLKDIEAFVQASKEKEESKNEDSK
- the spoIIIAD gene encoding stage III sporulation protein AD, whose amino-acid sequence is MQLVGVAIIATTLCLIIRKDRPEMANFIAIITGVTILLSVIFKLNFIIEGIQDLANKANIPSIYISLIIKLIGIAYIMEFAIQLCNDCGEKNIASKLEFGGKIIVMTMSFPILLSIVEMILNIIP
- a CDS encoding YceD family protein, which produces MIISLDKLNRRETDKIDLNFSQKIDTINYCDGIYKLTSPINVDGKISNTNKGLYIDVNVDFTLLENCSRCLDEVEVPVNYDIQGFLVKEDFDEDSFEDDDAFIYDGQEVNLLDIIEQTIDFNLTAQVLCDEDCEGLCQGCGANLNREECSCDEIANDEEIIDPRFAKLKDLFKND
- a CDS encoding stage III sporulation protein AB, which encodes MQIKVVIIGVLIGCSYLIGDFIYKSYIKRHKSLNDLIRILEIVRMDLSFGLYTLEEVFSRVGNKEDYCLSKFFKSMAYDLSNNDYKVLEDILDDNLCILTNETYLQNKEVEELKTLILTLGKSDIASQERMISLSVENLKKLTTDSKEDISKKGNLYKQLITFLGICIGIILV